The genomic segment ttttcacaaaaataagcccatactggggcaaattttcatttgagggattttgcaaaataggcccatattggggcaaattttcgtTTATGAGATTTCGCAAATTGGGCctacattggggcaaattttttgtaatacatttgaggttttcgccaaagaaatcaaataatacattttCGAATCAATCATGCTATTCTTTTCATGAAActtaagtgcatgtcatactttggtaagcccctgtgcaggtatttattgctgaaatcgacgaaaaagcatctggtgatgtggaaggctgATGCcgaagaaagggaagaaaataaaaaggtcCAATGGTCCAATAACAACATATTGGGGCAATTTTTATATGACTGTGGAGTATCACCCAAGAATTGAAGGATTTAGACCAGAGAAGAGGTGAATCAAAGTTTTAAGGAGGAGCAACCCTGCCATAATGCAAATCAAATGATCGGTTGCGCAATAATTGGTAGAGACTggggcaaaaaaaaatatttcttgaaaagtttctcccaaacgaaaaggaaaatggaaaaatcaaaaaattaggtttaacttcttatttcttgaagaaatcaatCTCTAATTTGGCAAGTCTCAGcgtccgccgcgcacccttctacctcctttCTTGACAACCATATTTAATTCATTgacttcaaccaccgttagcatcgagtctatctcactaacgtgtgcgttttcattccaccaccgttagcatcgagtctatctcactaacgtgtgcgttttcattcaaccaccgttagcatcgagtctatctcactaacgtgtgcgttttcattccaccaccgttagtatcgagtctatctcactaacgagtgcgttttcattccaccaccgttagtatcgagtctatctcactaacgagTGCGTTTtcattcaaccaccgttagcatcgagtctatctcactaacgtgtgtgttttcacttcaaccaccgttagcatcgagtctatctcactaacgagtgcgttttcattccaccaccgttagcatcgagtctatctcactaacgtgtgcgtttttacttcaaccaccgttagcatcttcacttcaaccaccgttagcatcgagtctatctcactaacgtgtgcgttttcactTCAACCAccattagcatcgagtctatctcactaacgtgtgcgttttcattccaccaccgttagcatcgagtctatctcactaacgtgtgcattttcacttcaaccaccgttagcatcgagtctatctcactaacgtgtgcgttttcattccaccaccgttagcatcgagtctatctcactaacgagTACGTTTtcattcaaccaccgttagcatcgagtctatctcacaaACGTGTACGTttttattctaccaccgttagcatcgagtctatctcactaacgtgtgcgttttcgttctgccaccgttagcatcgagtctatctcactaacgtgtgtgttatTTTTCAGTCTATCTCCGTTAGCATTGAGTTCATCCTACAACGTACTTTTCTATTTTCAATTCtcatggcaggctcgggttttatccctccgacctcggcaggctcgggttttatcccacagACCGCTTTTAtcttcgttgggcatgggttttatccctccgacctcggcaggctcgggttttatcccacagaccgcttttattttcgttgggcatgggttttatccctccgaccccGGCagactcgggttttatcccactgaccgcttttattttcgttgggcatgggttttatccctccgaccttggcaggctcgggttttatcccactgaccgcttttattttctttgggcatgggttttatccctccgacctcggcaggctcgggttttattccactgaccgtttttattttcgttgggcatggattttatccctccgacctcggcaggctcgggttttatcccactgaccgcttttatcttcgttgggcatgggttttatccttCCGACcccggcaggctcgggttttatcccactgaccgcttttatcttcgttgggcatggattttatccctccgaccacggcaggctcgggttttatcccactgaccgcttttattttctttgggcatgggttttatccctccgacctcggcaggctcgggttttatcccactgaccgcttttattttcgttgggcatgggttttatccctccgacctctgcagacttgggttttatcccactgaccgcttttattttcgttgggcatgggttttatccctccgacctcggcaggcttgggttttatccccctgaccgcttttattttcgttggaactgggttttatcccgccaacctcggcagaactgggttctatcctgctgaccgcttatatcacgttggaactgggttttatcccgccgaCCTCGAcaggctcgggtgttatcccactgatcgattatcatggcaggctcgggtttaatcccactgaccaattcatcactggggcaaatctttggataaattttccaaacaaatcTGATACAGTTTTTTCATACATACTAGCATTTCATTtggcatcgccactagccgttgggtcagtcccactagtgaacatttcatttacttagccactagccgtgggtcagtcccactagtgggcattttcattttgcatagccactagccgtgggtcagtcccactagtgagcattttattttgcatcgccactagccgtgggtcagtcgcACTAgtgatgtgagaaccctgaaaatgcatatATAAATAATAGAGCGAATTGCGCgaaatgtcactaaactatttcAAAGTGCCGGTTctggtcactaaacttttttattagcgCGAAATGTCACTGAACTAGTAAATATGTACCGTTTTGGTCACTCCGTGTATTTGTGCCGTCAGGAGAGACGGAAATCAACTTTTTGAGGGGCAAATTCGTCTGCACAGCCTTAGTGGGAAGAGTTTCATCTGGTAAGTGAAAGGTTTAACTGTGGGGCTTTGGAATGTTGGTAAAATTTTTGGGAACGTGGACAATGACAGTGAAAAGTATCAAAATTGATCCATTCTTCTCACAGTAATCAGTGACAAGACTCAAAGAACCGGCACAAGACGAAGATTAGCTGTGAAGAATCGATCATCGATGGCAGGGAAATGGGTGAAAAGGCAAAGGGATGAATTCATTGATCCGTACACATTTTACGGTAAGAAATATTACAATCCGTACACATTTTGCTTGATTAATGGTGTTGTTTGTGTTTTGAGTATAAAGAAGTATTTAGTGAGAGTTTTTATTGGGTTTAGGGTTTGCTGAAGTGATCCAGTTGTTTAGAAAATGACATAAGAACGATTGACTTCGCTTTTTGTCGTATAAGTGGGTTGCAAGGGGTCCTACAAGAACCCtctatcttgtaatttaatgaaaaaaataaacttTTCAAAATGCAGTTGTCTGATTCGGGTTAATTAACAAATGGGGGTTAAGTATTTTTATAAGAAGAACAGCATGTATGACAATAAAAAATGGTGATTAACAAGAATCATGTTGTTTGCCTTTGTCGTTGTTGTTGCAGTTCCTGATAGACCTGCATTTTCGATTAAACTCCACCACGGCGGTAAAATTGAGGGAGAGAAATACAAGAGTTATGTGGGTGGAGAGATTGATTATTTCGATCTTTGCCATGCTGATTTTATGTCGAttcatgaaataaataaaatggtggaAAAGTGTGGGCACAACGATACTATGTTATATTATTACATTGACCCTAGAGGGGATTTGAACCATGGACTGATGGAACTTCAAACGGATGAAGACATTATGCAATTCTGTGGTTGGGTTAATGAGTACAAGTTGATGGAAGTATACTGTCATCATTTAACAGTTGAGGAAATATATGAGTTGCAGAAGAAAAAGGAATTGGAACAGTTATCACAGACAAAGAGTTCAGTGGTAATAGAGGAGATCTTGGATGATGGTGAAATTCTTACACAACAGGCAGCAATACCTCATAGACAACGAAAAGGAGTCCAAGCTAGCAGATCAGTTGCAGCTTTAGAGTGGACACATGACCATGCTGGTGAGGATGAAGATGCATACCAAAATTCTTCTAGGAGATGTGAACAGGCCAACAACAATACACAGGAGTCCGAGCCACAAATGCATAGCCAAGTTGATAATGACCCAACTCCATCAAGTCAGAATAGGAGGGACAATGACAGTTCCAAGAATAGAAGAAACAGAGATAGGAGAAAATCTCGTACGTCGGAGGCCGTTTGTGGTGCTACAAAAAGAGTTAGAAAAGGAGGTGTAGCAAATGAAGGTGTATCAAATAATGGTGCTGCAACTGAAGGTGCATCAAATGGAGGGGCAGCAGGTCAAGGTGCATCAAATGGAGGTGCAGTAGGTGAAGGTGCAACAAATGAAGGTGCAGCAACTGAACCTGTAACAGAAACTGGGGCAGCAACTGAAGCTGAAGCATGTGAAAATAGAGAAGGTGCAGCAACTGAAGCTGAAACAGAAGCTGGTCCTGAAACTGAAGCTGAACACAACCCACTATTGGATGATATTGTGGAAGGGGAATTAAATAGTGATCCAGATTCAGAAGATGAAGATGTTCCTGTGAGATACACTAGTTTCAATGCTAGCAGAGATGGAACAGATCCCCATTTTCATGTTGGGCAAAAATTTGGAACCAAAAAATAGTTCAGAGATGCTCTCAGAAATTATGCAATTATAAGTGGAAGACCTGTATACATGTATACAAGTGACAAAACAAGAATGAGAGCTAAATGTGCAGATCCGTGTAAGTGGTACATTTATGCTAGCCACGTTCCTGCTTTGGGTACTGAAGACTTTGTAGTTAAAACAATTTACGATATCCACACCAATTGCAGCCATGCTTGGAGAAACAAAAACATGACATCCAATTGGGTAGCAGACAAGTTTGAAGAGTCTGTTAGATCCAACATGAACATGCCTGTTAGGCAATTGTTACAGAGTATAGATGAGCAATATAGTTGCGAGATCACAAGAAACAAAGGTTACAAAGCACTTGCAATGGCTAAGGCTGCTATCAAAGGGTCAGCATCTCAGCAGTATATTGATGTTGGGAGGTACGCAGCAGAACTTCAAAAAACTCACCCTGACACCACCATAGACATCAAGTATTCACCAAGAGCTGATCCTGAAAGTAATCCCAGATTCATGAGATTTTACTGCTGTTTGGGACCAATGAAAAAGGGATTTAGAGAGGGATGTAGGCCCCTTATTGCTCTTGATGGCTGTCACACTAAGGGGGCATATCCAGGGCAGTTGTTGATTGCTATTGGGGCAGATCCAAATAATGGTTGGTGGCCATTAGCTTGGGCAGTTGTTGAGAAGGAGGCTCGGGAACAATGGCTTTGGTTTTTGAGTTTACTGATTGGTGATCTAGAAATACCAGCAACTAGCAGTGAATACACTTTTATTTCAGACCAACAGAAGGTTAGGAGTACTGTTCTTTATCCTTATAGCATGTATTGTATAGGATAATTTTTGCAAGTGACTAAACTTAGAACTCTTTTATAGGGTCTTGATAGTGCACTGCTGGAGTTATTACCAGAAGCTGGCCATAGATATTGTGTACAGCATATGtacagaaatttcaagaaaaagcaCCCTGGTGAAGTGCTTAAAGAAAAATTCTGGAGCATTGCAGCAGCATCAACAGTGGAGTTCTATGAGGCAGCTTTGGAAGAGCTTAGAGCATATGACCAGCAAGCTCACGCGTGGGTCAAGAGAGCTGCACCACCTCATCACTGGTGTAAGGCTTTTTTTCCACTTCACGTGAAATCTGACATGCTGGTTAATAATTTATCAGAGACATTTAATTCTCATATATTAAATGCTAGAGAGATGCCAGTGATTGGGATGGTTGAGTGGATTAGAGAATTCGTGATGGAAAGGATATCAAATAGAGTATGTTGGATGAGAAAATGTAGTGGTCCTGTGGGACCAGCAATAAGGGCTTTGATTGAGGAGAGGGAAAAGTTTTCTAGAAAGTGGAAGCCAATATCAAATGGGAAGGGGGGATATCAGGTTAGGGGACCTAAGGGGGAACAATTTGCTGTGTACTTAAGAGACAGAACCTGTACATGCAGGTTGTGGCAAATTAGTGGGCTCCCCTGCTGCCATGCAATTTCTGCCATTTTAAAAATTGGTAGGAACCCAAATGACTATGCCGATCAGTGTTATAGTAGAGATCTATTCTTTCAAATATATGAGAATGTACTATATCCAATTAGTGGAAAGTCTCTATGGCCTCAGAGTGATATTCCCATATTAGATCCTCCACTTGCATGTGTCCAACCTGGTAGGcccaagaaagcaagaagaaaaGGTAGTTCTGAAAATAGAAGTGGTGTTCATGTGGGAACGAATaatgtgcaaaaattaaaaaagcatGTGATCATGCACTGTAGAAGATGTGGTCAGGCAGGCCACAATGCTGCTACCTGCAAAAGTGTTCCAGAAAATAATGGAGGTGAAGGCTGCAGTCAACCTGCTCCAGCTCCTAAACATGCTAGAAAGTCAAAGGGCACCAACAATGGCTCAAGCACAACACATGGAGCTAATTCTCAGGAGCCTGATTTTGCTCATGTGGAAGTTCAAGGATATTCTTCAAGTTGTGTCAATTCTCAGCCACATGGAGCTGAAGAGCAAACTACTTCCCATAATGACACTGGTTCACATGCTGAACGTAATGCACAAGCTGCCAGTAGTAGTACGAAAAAGCAGCAGATTAGAAAGACTAAGACACCTGTAGGTGAAAGGGAtttatttctaattttatttttaattttactaTGGTAAATAGCTAttgttaatatttattgtaCTTGTGTACAGGTGAGGAGAGTTAGGCCTGTCAATGATACCGACCAGTCTACTACAGCGGCCAACAAACAGTCTCTCCATTCAAAGAGAAAGCTGTCTGAAATTGACAAGATAAGGATCAACACCAACTATGAGTACTTGGGCAAAGAGCCTCCATTCAAGATTGGTAGATGGGCTGGAACATCAAGGAGCAGTAGAAGTAGAAGTGGAAGATCAgattaaaggacttgtttgcatagCTTTTGTTTGGATGTATTCCATGTCTAGGACAATTCCAGATTATTTATATGTGAAACATGGCTAACTTTGTTGGCAGTTGTTTGGAATGACAGTGACAATTATCTCTTTTGTAAAGCAGCTGTTTGGAATGATAGTGATAATTATCTCTTTTGTTGTATTTGGCTTtatgttttctgcatttgtgAGCTACTTTTCTTTTGCACCACCCATATGTTGGAACTA from the Coffea arabica cultivar ET-39 chromosome 11e, Coffea Arabica ET-39 HiFi, whole genome shotgun sequence genome contains:
- the LOC140021159 gene encoding uncharacterized protein; the protein is MRAKCADPCKWYIYASHVPALGTEDFVVKTIYDIHTNCSHAWRNKNMTSNWVADKFEESVRSNMNMPVRQLLQSIDEQYSCEITRNKGYKALAMAKAAIKGSASQQYIDVGRYAAELQKTHPDTTIDIKYSPRADPESNPRFMRFYCCLGPMKKGFREGCRPLIALDGCHTKGAYPGQLLIAIGADPNNGWWPLAWAVVEKEAREQWLWFLSLLIGDLEIPATSSEYTFISDQQKGLDSALLELLPEAGHRYCVQHMYRNFKKKHPGEVLKEKFWSIAAASTVEFYEAALEELRAYDQQAHAWVKRAAPPHHWCKAFFPLHVKSDMLVNNLSETFNSHILNAREMPVIGMVEWIREFVMERISNRVCWMRKCSGPVGPAIRALIEEREKFSRKWKPISNGKGGYQVRGPKGEQFAVYLRDRTCTCRLWQISGLPCCHAISAILKIGRNPNDYADQCYSRDLFFQIYENVLYPISGKSLWPQSDIPILDPPLACVQPGRPKKARRKGSSENRSGVHVGTNNVQKLKKHVIMHCRRCGQAGHNAATCKSVPENNGGEGCSQPAPAPKHARKSKGTNNGSSTTHGANSQEPDFAHVEVQGYSSSCVNSQPHGAEEQTTSHNDTGSHAERNAQAASSSTKKQQIRKTKTPVRRVRPVNDTDQSTTAANKQSLHSKRKLSEIDKIRINTNYEYLGKEPPFKIGRWAGTSRSSRSRSGRSD